One Alkalidesulfovibrio alkalitolerans DSM 16529 genomic window, GTCGTCGATTTCCTTGAGCAGCGGCTCAAGGGAAAGAATGCCCTCGCGGCGGGCGCGGTTGGCGTATTCCATGAACCGGCCGATGATTTCGGAGGGGCTTTCGGCCTTGGTGAACACCGTCTTCTTGATGACGCCGATGACGGAAAGCACCTTATTGAGGGGATAGTTGACCAGGGTGCAGCCGATGGTTCCGCCGAGAACGATAAGCGCCGAAGGCACGTCGGCGAAGACGAGCAGCGAGGAACCGACCATGATGCCCGAGAGCACCAAGCCGAACGCGAGAACCAAACCTATGATGGTCGCCAGATCCATAGCAACCGAACTCCTCTAACGGTTCCTTCCGTGTAGCGAGGGCGCCGTCGCGCCTCGCGTCATCATGCCGGGGCGGGGCGCTCCCCGAAAATCCGAGTCCCCACGCGCACGAGCGTGGCCCCTTCCTCCACGGCCTGGACGAAGTCGCCCGTCATCCCCATGGAGAGTTCGGGCAGTGGCACCCCCAACTCCTTCGAAAGACTGTCCCGCAGCTCCCGCAAGGCCCGGAAAAACGGCCTCGACGCTTCGGGATCGTCGGCAAAGGGCGGCATGACCATCAGCCCCGAGAGCCTGAGCCCCGCAAGGCCAACCACTTCCCGCGCCAGGTCCTCGGCCGCGCAAACCCCGGTCCCGCGCTTTTGCGCCTCACCCGCCAAATTGACCTGGACGAGCACGTTTTGGACGGTCTGGGCCGCCACGGCCCGTTTATGCAAGGCTTGGGCCAACTTGAGAGAGTCGACCGAATGGACCAGGTGAAAGGCCCCGACGACGAAGCGGGCCTTGTTGGTCTGCAAACCGCCGATGAAGTGCCAGCGAAGCCCCTCTACGTCGCGCAGAGCCGCCTGTTTGGCCAGAGCCTCCTGCATGTAACTCTCGCCGAAGTCGCGCTGCCCGGCCTGGGCCAGTTCGCGCACCGCCTCGGCGTCGTGAGTCTTGGAGACGGCCACCAACCGGAC contains:
- a CDS encoding YggS family pyridoxal phosphate-dependent enzyme, which translates into the protein MQARESEPVTRLLAVREEIAQAARRAGRDPGDVRLVAVSKTHDAEAVRELAQAGQRDFGESYMQEALAKQAALRDVEGLRWHFIGGLQTNKARFVVGAFHLVHSVDSLKLAQALHKRAVAAQTVQNVLVQVNLAGEAQKRGTGVCAAEDLAREVVGLAGLRLSGLMVMPPFADDPEASRPFFRALRELRDSLSKELGVPLPELSMGMTGDFVQAVEEGATLVRVGTRIFGERPAPA